Proteins from a genomic interval of Ptychodera flava strain L36383 chromosome 7, AS_Pfla_20210202, whole genome shotgun sequence:
- the LOC139137608 gene encoding triosephosphate isomerase-like has translation MANPRKFFVGGNWKMNGDKASIDGILQCLNDGDLSANTEVVVSPPAIYLGYVKQNAKNNISVAAQNCYKVPKGAFTGEISPAMLKDVGIEWVILGHSERRHVFGETDDLIAQKVAHALSVGIKVIACIGEKLEEREAGHTEEVVFRQTKAIADAITDWTNVVVAYEPVWAIGTGKTATPQQAQDVHDSLRKWMSENISPAVATSTRIIYGGSVNAGNCRELAGQADVDGFLVGGASLKPEFVQIINARR, from the exons ATGGCAAACCCAAGAAAATTCTTCGTCGGTGGCAACTGGAAGATGAACGGCGACAAGGCCAGCATTGATGGCATTTTGCAGTGTTTGAATGACGGCGACTTGTCTGCAAATACTG AGGTGGTCGTTTCGCCGCCAGCGATATACCTGGGATATGTGAAACAGAACGCAAAGAACAACATCTCTGTAGCAGCACAGAATTGTTACAAAGTTCCAAAAGGTGCATTCACGGGTGAGATCAG CCCCGCCATGCTGAAAGATGTGGGCATTGAATGGGTTATCCTTGGTCACTCTGAAAGAAGACATGTATTTGGTGAAACTGATGAT TTAATCGCCCAGAAAGTTGCCCATGCTCTGAGTGTAGGCATTAAAGTCATTGCTTGCATTGGTGAAAAACTTGAAGAGAGGGAGGCTGGTCATACGGAAGAAGTTGTCTTCAGGCAAACAAAAGCAATTGCTG ATGCCATTACTGATTGGACAAATGTTGTAGTTGCCTATGAACCTGTGTGGGCTATTGGCACTGGTAAGACAGCAACACCACAACAG GCACAAGATGTACATGACAGTTTGCGGAAGTGGATGTCAGAGAATATTTCCCCAGCTGTGGCCACATCAACCAGAATCATCTATGGAG GTTCTGTAAATGCTGGTAACTGCCGGGAGCTCGCAGGACAGGCAGATGTTGATGGTTTCTTGGTTGGTGGCGCTTCATTGAAACCTGAATTTGTCCAGATCATCAATGCCAGAAGATAA